One genomic window of Evansella cellulosilytica DSM 2522 includes the following:
- a CDS encoding AAA family ATPase, which produces MNLIEVKELADKVKANINKVIVGKEETIDHLFVALISSGHVLLEDVPGTGKTMIAKAMAKSLSSSFKRIQFTPDLLPTDVSGLNFYNQKEGEFEFREGPIFGNIILADEINRATPRTQSVLLECMEERQVTIDGVTRQLERPFLVIATQNPIENQGTFPLPEAQLDRFLLKINLGYPTKEEGVHILKRFKEKNPMEEMQAVATNELIVAAQQLYSSVYVSDEIYTYIVSLIEKTRNHDEIELGVSPRGAQAILKAVQVVAIINGRDYVLPDDVKAMVNPVLAHRLVLKHSMRLKKNQANMILDQILNEVPVPSEAAILKEIER; this is translated from the coding sequence ATGAACTTAATAGAAGTAAAAGAGTTGGCAGACAAAGTAAAGGCTAATATTAACAAAGTAATCGTCGGAAAGGAGGAAACGATTGACCATTTATTCGTAGCACTTATTTCATCAGGGCATGTATTATTAGAGGACGTACCGGGTACTGGGAAAACAATGATTGCAAAGGCTATGGCAAAGTCGTTATCTAGTTCATTTAAACGTATTCAATTTACGCCAGACTTACTCCCGACTGATGTAAGTGGACTTAATTTTTACAATCAAAAAGAAGGAGAGTTCGAATTTCGTGAGGGACCAATTTTTGGTAATATCATATTGGCAGATGAAATTAATCGAGCGACCCCTAGAACACAGTCCGTTTTATTAGAATGTATGGAGGAAAGGCAAGTAACAATAGATGGTGTTACAAGGCAATTAGAAAGGCCATTTCTAGTCATTGCGACACAAAACCCAATAGAGAACCAAGGGACATTTCCTTTACCGGAAGCACAGTTAGACCGTTTCTTGTTAAAAATTAATTTAGGATACCCGACAAAAGAAGAAGGAGTACACATATTAAAACGATTTAAAGAAAAGAATCCAATGGAGGAAATGCAAGCTGTAGCAACTAATGAATTAATTGTTGCGGCACAACAGTTATATTCGAGTGTGTATGTAAGTGATGAAATATATACATATATCGTAAGTTTAATAGAAAAAACACGGAATCATGATGAAATTGAATTAGGAGTTAGTCCGCGTGGAGCACAAGCAATTTTAAAGGCAGTCCAAGTAGTTGCAATTATTAACGGAAGGGATTATGTGCTACCAGATGATGTGAAAGCGATGGTTAATCCAGTACTAGCACATAGATTAGTACTTAAGCACTCGATGCGATTGAAGAAAAACCAAGCGAATATGATATTGGATCAAATACTTAATGAAGTTCCCGTGCCATCAGAAGCGGCAATTTTAAAGGAGATTGAAAGGTAA